The Bos indicus x Bos taurus breed Angus x Brahman F1 hybrid chromosome 21, Bos_hybrid_MaternalHap_v2.0, whole genome shotgun sequence genomic interval ttgatccctgggtcagaaagatccaccgGAGGgggcatgacaacacactccagtattcttgcttagagaatcccatggacagaggagcctggagggctacagtccataggatcacccagagtcggacatgactgaagcggcttaacACACATATAGTACAATACTTAGATTAATATCACTACCTTTATTACTTGTATTCTGCCTATTTTTATAAGGTTCTTGTTTTTTCCATTAATAGTTCTGTGATTGTGTCTGTGATGAAATTTAATGACGACTAGGCTActtgaaattatttatataatattcagCTCTATAAGATCCATGAGTGTAATCTTGTGACCCTAGAGATGGGAAGGAGCAAAAAATGGAAACCATTTCCTGGAGCTGACAGACTTGTAGGACAGGTGGTGCAGAGGCTTTTGGCTGCTGTTTACGGGACTGGATGAGGAACAGCACACTGCGTGGTCTATCAGCAGACTTGTCTTCTGAGCAGGGAATGAACATTCCCAGCACCCTGGGACAAGTCAGTCAAAAAATGCCTCTGAAAATGGATAATAAGAGAGAAATGGAGGGGACTGTGTAATAGAGAATGTCGCCCAAGCCCAGTTCTCCAGGCATGAAGTCATTAGTCCCTGCAGTCACCTATGATCCACCATGAAAGGGGTTCAGTGCGAAGGTCAGGATGAGGCATTTTGTGCTCTGAGAAAACTTGCAGAACCAGCCCTCTGGTCAACATTTTCTGGTGAAGTTTTTATGAACCCCGTTTCTCACTTCTtcccatacttagaaaagcactaaaaccatTAACTAAGATATCCCTTCCTCCTGCGTGAAGTTACCTTCTTGCCAAGCTGTGTGCTGATTGCatgtccccctccccccaagtcACATACACATTAAGGCCTCCAGTCTTACTTCCTcagaacagttctcagagcttccTGAGAGACTGTCTCCCCAGTTATAATCATCAGGATGGCTCGAataaattttcagtttctttcttagattgactattgattaattttttatctACAAAAGCAACTACGTACTGACTTCCACAAGTCTCCTTGCTCAGCATGTTGAGAACAGGGCTCTTCAGTGAATCCAGGTGATAACTCTCTATCCTCAGTCCCTGGTGCCACAGGCCCTACAGAGGGGCCCAAACTcagccccaccccccgcctcctGCACATCCCTTCTCCCCAGACAAGCCAACACCCACTCCTCAGGCTGGAGCTCGGGCTCTCTCCTTCCTGGGccccctctcccgcctcctccaCTAAGACACGGCCTTCACCCTCCACTCAGAACTGGTGTCCTGCCTGCCCCTCGTCCTCCGTCCCCGCTCAGGACACCTGCCCTCCCCTCTGTGGACATGCCCCGTGGATTTGCTGATGGTCAGGTCATGGGTCTCCCTGCCTTCATCTGAGGGTTTCATAAGGATGGGCCGGGCCTTGCTCACTTGGGTCCTCAGCCTCTGGTCCAGCCTGGCCCAGAGCAGGTGCCTCATAAACATCTACTGAGCTGCAAGGGCCCACGTGTGGCCTCAGTTCCTAGTGTCCAGCCCGCCTCCCTGGACCTCTCTACCTGGGTGAGCTCCCAGACCCCAGCATGTGCCTGCACCTGCCCAGTGTTTTGGAAGGCCTGCTAGTTTGAGCTCAGGGTCCCTCTCACTTTTTGAACCCTCCCCTGACCCTATTGCATATCTGCCATTTTGCTCTCTGGAGGGAAATCCAGAAGCTTCTCTGTATGTGAACATCTGGTTACATCTCAGCATGGCTTCCCACTGAGTCCCAAATGCTTAATATGGTACCCAAGGGTGGGATGGCCTTTCCTGCCAGAgtctactctctctctctctcactttctctctcctatAAACCTTGCTCACTCcttctgtccctggattctcctgTGAGAATTACCCCTCCCCCAACAAAGCCTTTGTTCAGGAGCCCCTCATTCCCTGAGGATGCATATTTCAGACCACAATCAACTCTTAAGAGTTTGATCCAAATGTTAGAGAATCCAGCAGCACTCCATCTTCCCCAAAGGTTTAAATAGTTACCTTCTGAGGGTCCTGTGATGGGGGTCCCCAAACTCCTAAATcaaagcaggaaaaggggaccaTGAAGGTGAGTGTGGGCATCATTGTCAGGACTCAGACTCCTTGGTCTGCCTCCAGAGGGACTCTCTTGTCTATCTGGGGCCTCTGGTATTTGTGGGGAGGAGCCACAAGGGGGAGCCCTAAGTATGAGCCCAGGATTCTGCTCACCCACACCTGAAGGAAAGGTAGTGCAGGAATCACCTGACTTACTTCTCCAAGGCTGCTTCCTACCCTGAGGCCCATGGGTCCACTAATGTCCTGGAATGGGCTCTAGGAGATCTACAAGAGCCCTGTAACTGAATGCAACATTTCCAATGCATGTGAATGCATATTCCTGGGACAATCATATAGTCAAACGGATTTACGtgcagaaaatattaaagagtcTCTGGGTGGTTCCTGCATAACTCCAAAGAAGTAGGCTCTGCCAATGTTCCTAAACCAAACTGAGTAAGTGAGGGAGCATGGACTTGAGATCTCTCCGGATTGCCCATCTGGGGCAGTGATCTTTCTTGGCATCAGGACAAGCAGGTTCAGAAAGATCTGGTACCCTCTCTGAGCTTTTAATTTCCCAAGCTTGTCGCCTTCCCAAAGCACAGCATCAGAGAATCCCTTAGTGGAGGGATCTCTTTAGAACTTTAGTTCATCTCTACATTATACCCCAGCCTGGGGCTCATCCATCATTTCCCAGAGAGCGCTCTGCACAGTGCTCCTCAAAATGCAGTTTGTGGAGTAGTACCAGTTGCAAACTGTTCTTGGTCCACAATGAGATAAGTACACACAGTGAGTGAACATTTATAAACTTTTATAGTAATTTGACATTGTCCAAAGATCCAGGGGTATGACCAGTGCCAGACAATGGGGCCTGGAGTTTAAGTTTAGTTTGGAGTTTGTGCTGATGGTCCAGCTGCAGTGGCAAGACAGACATGACCCAGATGAAGGAGGCTGGGCCGGCGAATCAATGCACTGCTTCCTTCATTGAGAATGTCTTGCcaaacacaaaaaattaacttTGCAAAACTAAGTagccagcttcagttcagttcaatcattcagtagcgtctgactttttgcgaccccatggactgcagcataccaggcctccctgtccatcaccaactcctggagcttgctcaaattcacgtctatcaagtcagtgatgccatccaaccatctcatcttctgttgtccccttctcctcctgccttcaacctttcccagcatcagagtctttgccaaggagtcagttctcctcatcaggtggccaaagaattgaaacttcagcctcagcatcagtccttccaacgaatattcaggagtgatttcctttaggattgactggtttgatctccttacagtccaagggactccaggagtcttctccaacaccacagttcaaaagcatcaattctttggcactcagctttgtggtccaactgtcacatccatacacgactactggaaaaaccatagctttgactagacggacctttgttggcaaagtaatgtctctgctttttaatatgctgtctaggtttgtcatagctttccttccaagaaacaagcatcttttaattttatggctgcagtcaccatctgcagtgattttggagccccccaaaataaagtcagccactgtttccattgtttccccatctatttgccatgaagtgatgggaccagatgtcatgatcttaactttttgaatgttgagttttaagccagctttttcactctactctttcactttcatcaagaggctctttagttcttcattttctgccataaaggtggtatcatctgcatatctgaagttattggtatttctcccggcaatcttgattccagcttgtgcttcatccatcctggcatttcacatgatgtattctgcataaaagttaaataagcaaggtgacaatatacagccttgatgtactcctttcccagtttggaaccagtctgttgttccatgtctggttctaactgttgctttttgacctgcatacagatttttcaggaggcaggtcaggtggtctggtattcccatctctttaagaattttccacagtttgttgtgatccacacagtcaaaggctttagcgttagtcaatgaagcagaagtagatgttcttctggaattctcttgctttttgtatgatccagcagatgttggcaatttgatctctggttcctctgccttttctaaattcagcttgaacatctggaatagTCAGATAGTGAAGAGTTAAAATGAGTGAATTATAGAAAGACTAAGGCATTATTGTCTTTTATTATGTGATAATATTCCAGCTAATTGTCTACAACTATTGTTTTATACAAAGTTAGAATGtattatggcaccccactccagtactcttgcctagaaaatcccatggacggaggaacctggtaggctgcagtccatggggtctcgaagagttggacatgactgagcgacttcactttcacttttcactctcatgcgttggagaaggaaatggcaacccactccagcgttcttgcctggagaatcccagggacaggcgagcctggtgggctgccgtctatggggtcgcacagagtcagacacgactgaagcgacttagcagcagtaacagtaGCAGAATGTATTAAGGGGAAGGTCCtgtaaaaatattcaaacaatagAATAAACTCCTGGAGATGCTGCAAGATAAGTTTAGTCCCAACTTTTTAAACATGTCAAATGGACAATCAgatttgcttatttatcttaGGCCATCAGATTTTTAATGACTTTAATACTTACCTTCTATTAAAAGAAATACTAtgtttttattagattttttcaTGTTacatcattttattaaattagCCATTCTATGAATGTGTTAATCTTcctgaaactttatttttattaattttaaacagTTATAGTGtgccagttttatttatttattattatttatttttaattgtcagGACCATGCAACCTGTGGAATCTTGTTgcttgaccaggggttgaacctgtgccctgtgCATTGGAAgcgcacagtcttaaccactgtgccaccagggaggtcctctgAAACTTCATTTAAAATCATATCATTACCCTTCTCAAAATCCTCaaacttcttttaaaagataaaactcaAACTTCTCCTTGTGACAATTGAGATCCTCTTCAGTTGGCATTGACTTGTGTTTTCTGCCTCATTGCtcactgtttctttaaaaattatcattgcATTGGTTAaggtgtgtagtgatatctcattgaggTTATACCTTGCATTTTCCTCACTATTAATGagtttgagtatttttttaatgtgtttaccTACCATTTAGATATCagtctttataaaatatttcagccTATTTTTGCAATCAAGCTATGCCATTTGAACTACATGACTTATTTCTTATATGAACTCTCATTTTTCCAACACAGTGCAACTATCAGTTGACACAATTTATACACTTTTCCAAAAGAGCACAATTGGTGATTAGGTGGGTTTAGTGCATCTAAATCATTTATCTcttatattaattttcatttttgtaaaacagTAACCATTCTCGTAGACCCAGACCCCAGAGGCAAGacttaaatttgtatagaggATAAAATACCAAATGAAAACTTTGTTGTTAGAATTCTATAatacataaagaaatataaaaaaagttaTCTCATTTAAATCAGTCAGATACACTAAAACTTCTTAGGAAGTTTGGCCCATTTTGGGGGGTTGTTTGCCTATTTATTATTAAGTTGcaaattttctttctatattccagatagcagaaattaaaaatataatccttgtcatattttttaaagtttccagaAAAGCTTGCCCTACTCTTGCTCTGGAGTATGGTGGTCACAAGGATCCCAGGACCCGTTGTCATATCCTGGGTTCCCTAGTGTCCGAGACTCACAGGGGAGGATCCATTGATCTAGAGAAGGGTGGTCAGTGGAAACGCCCACAGGAGGCACGAGGGAAGAAAATAAGTAAGGTGGATGGAGAGGACTAAGGTCCTTGGAGACAACCAACTGAATCTGTCAGGGGCGGTGGAAAAGCAAGATGCCCTGTGCATGACATAAGCTCATGTttataaagtaggaaaaaaaatctacaggtGCCCTGTACAAACATGTGTGcgtgtatgtacacacatatctATATATGATTTCAGAGCATGTGAAATGTGCTGAAGGCTGTATATGAGGTTGAGGACATGGATGCTCCCTGGATGGAGGAGTGGACACTCCTGTGAGTAGGCAGGAAGCCTGGCCAAGTCCAAGAAGGGAAACTGGAACATGTGAGATAATTATAGACCTGCTTTATGTCAATGACACctgagaataagaaaaatatagaaaactaaacAGAGATGAGAATGGAAACAATATAGAGCATGTAACAGCTGCTCAGCTCCAGCCACCCAACCGTATTATCTATCACCAAGGGAATGTAGCCTAGTGACACCATATTTTTTGAGTCTTCTAAAGGAGGTAGAAATCTACATTTTCAAGTGAAATTAAAGTGCTGTACAGCAACCAaacatgctgttgttgttcagtcactaagtcatgtctaactctttgtgaccccatgaactgcagcatgccaggcttccctgtccgtcacaatttcccagaatttgctcaaactcatatccattgagtcagtgatgccatccaaccatttcatcctctgtcatccccttctactgccctcaatacttcccagcatcacagtcttttccagtgagttggctctacTCATCGGATGaccgaagtactggagcttcagcttcaatatcagtccttccaatgaatattcaagttgatttcctttaggattgactgttttaatctctttgctgtccaggggactctcaagagttttctgcagcaccacagttcaaaagcatcagttcttcggtgttcagctttctttatggtccaactctcacatctgtacatgactactggaaaagccatagctttgatatacagacctttgtcagcaaagtaatgtctctgctttttaatacactgtctaggtttgtcatagctttccttccaaggagcaagcgtcttttaatttcatgactgtcaCATTAAATGGACACAAAGTTGTCATTTACTCTTAAGTATGAATCATAGGGTCATTTTGGTAGTAAGTTgggaaaaatgaagagacagtATGACCCTCCAGTTTCCCTCACCCCAGGGCCCCTCCCCGACCCCGGCAGTGCCCACTGGGAGGCCAACAGGCTCCAGGGCTCCACTGGCAATTGGGGCTGAAAGAGCTTTGTGAGTCCAGGGAGGTTCTCAGGGTTTgctctgtgtttctctttccaGCCTCAGCTTGTCCCAGGTTTATTATCAGCAGAGGTGACAGGGCCCCTGATGGCAGGAAGCTGGCTGGGGCTCAGGCTGCTGGCCCTTCAGCCCTCTCAGCAAATAGTCCCTTGGAAACAGGGCAGCTGTCCTTGAGGAGGGGGCAGGCTGGGAGGGGCCTTACTCCCCCCACACACTGGACCCTGGAGGAGTCCCTGTGTGAGCAGGACTGCAGCCCTGGCTGGCGGGACTGTCTTGGGCAGGTGACCTGGGCAATTCCGTGGTCTCCAGGGTCCCTGCCACTCTGGCCACATGTCCCTGTCACAGCCCTGAAACCCCTTTAGGCCCCTGTTCTTCTGTCTCAGTTGCAGTCCAAGCCCCTCCTCCATGGGGAAGGTTGGCTCCATGCCTGCATCCCTTCTGAGTCAGAAGACACCTACTGGGCTGCCTCAGGGCCACTGGGACCCTGGGATCCCCCCAGTCATCTCCACTCTGCcactcccaaccccaccccagtccTGGGTGCATCCTCAGGGTTGTCCCTCCCAGGGGTCCATTCAGTGCCTCCTCTTTCAGCTCCTGCCCTTAAAAAGGGCCCCATCATCTGTccatccccatcccctccctggaTACCCTGAAAGGCTCCATGTCATAATCAGACACAGCATCCTTGTTTATTTCCAATCCCTTCTTCCCAGCTTGGAAGCTGCTAACTGGGGGctaggggagggggtggggcttcccaggtgactaagtggtaaagaatcaacctgccaaagcaggagacacaggtttgatccttggtttgggaagatcccctggagaaggaaatggcaacccactctggtattcttgcctgggaaattccatggacagaggagtctggagggccaaaaagactcagacacaactaagcataaCACAGCTGAACCAGTCTCACAGGCCTAAAATCTTCACTCAGGTAGGGCTAGTCCTAGATCTTCCCAGACTCACAGTGGGATGGCAGCttcaacccagggttcgaactcaggtctcccgaattgcaggctgattctatgccagctgagccacaagggaaccccaagaagcgcatcttccccacccaagaattgaactggggtctgctccattgcaggcagattctttaccaactgagctatcagggaagccctttaaaaaccAAACATTATGTTAATTTATTCTGTGGTTCCCCCATGATACTCCACATTGGAGTCTTGCTAGGTTGGGGTCTCCCTTCCCCAGTGGGAAAGTCACATGTGAAGGCAAAACTGGGGGAGGGAATTCACAACAGTCCCTACTTCCCATGTCATCTTGTCCCCACGGCCTTGCTATCACCCCTGGCTCCTCCCTGTTCACCCCTGgagctgccctcctccaggtggggCTGTGTCCCTCAGATGGCAGCTCCTTCTGGTGATGCTGCAGGGAGGAGAGGCCGGGACACGTGTGTCTTCAGGTTGCTGTGGAAGGAGGCCATGGCCCTGAAGGCGTGTCCTGGGTCCCAGAGCTCCAAGCTTTTTTCCTTGGCTCCCACCCATGGGCCCTGGTGACATGTGGGCTGTAAAGCAAAGTGTTCAGGCTCCCAGCTTTGGCGTTTTTATCTGGGTTCTCACTCCTATCCACGGAATGTTATTTGAGGCACTTGGTTCCCTGAGCCTAATTTTCTCTTTGTCAGATGATTAGGAGGACAATGTATTTATACAATCACTGTTCTGAAAACTTTGAGGTCAGATCTGCTCCAGagtcagaatttttcagtttcgGGCAGGTGACATGGTGCATCTACTTTACAGGAGATAAAACCCTACTGGGCTCTGAAAGCACTTAGTAATCAACACATTCggttctgtgtgtgctcagtcatctccaactctgcaacttcatggactgtagcccaacaggctcttccatccatgggattctccaggcaagaacactggagtgggtttccatttcctactccagggacccttccccacccaaggatcaacccatgtctcctgcatctcctgcgttggcaggcagattctttaccatagctccacctgggaagatcCAGTCAAATATGTTAGTGTTTTTGCAATTGAACTTTTGAATTTTtgcactaagtgaaataaagaccATAAATTGTCTCATGTCCATTCAGGCCAAATATtcttatgaaataaattttttaaaacttgtataaTTTTCAGAGCCTTGGAGATTGGAGTTACAGATAAGGACAATTCTACCTTGTGTCTCTGATAGTAATGGCAAAAGCTGAAAGAGATAAGTAATGTTTATGGTCTGACGCCAGATCCAGCCCAGCTGTAAGGTTGGGATAAGCCAAGCCTGACAAGGTCAACGGTGATGGGTGGGGAGAACCATTCTGGAACAGCTGTGCGGTTACCCAGGTGTCTGAACCATTGGTTCAAACTCCACAGATGCTGAGCCTCAGCTGTCACAGGGCCCTGAGCCTTTTCTAGGCATCTGACTTAATCCACTTCCAGAGCTGGATCTTTACCTGGTGAGTCCTTTGCAAGGACCATGGCCATTCCATTGACAGAGACCCACATGACCATCATGACATCCGCGTCATTGTCCTCAGGCTTGGACTCTGTGACCAACAAGAGCTACTTCCTCCACTTCCTGCAGCTGCTCTCCACCTGCATGGCCTTCTTCTTGGTGACCAGGGAGAGCACTTGGAGTGTGCTCATAAGTAACTGGTCCATGTTTGTCTGGTACTCCTGCTTCGCCATGACCCTCCTTACCCTCATAGCTGAGTTATGTGCACTCCAGGATAAACTTCACTTCTCCTGGGATAGATTTCTCATCACCTCTGCCTGCTACTGCACCCttttctgcctctctgcctccatcacTTACCCCATCATCTACCTTCAGATTTTTCCCGATGGCTCCCCCCAACACCATGTTATTGCTGCCACTGCATTCTCCTGCATCACTTCTGTGGCTTATGCTATCGAAGTGGTCTGGACCTGTGCCCAGACTGGCAAGTCCTTCTACTCTTTGCTAGGCCTGCTCAAGAGGCTGGAGATCTTCGTGGCATGTGTCATCTTCGCCTTCCTCAGCAACACCTACCCGTATGAGCACCAGCCAGCCCTGGTGTGGTGTGTGGCCGTGTATTGCATCTGCTTCATCCTGGGGGCTGTGGCTATGTTGTGGCACCGGTGTGACTGTGACAAGAGTCTGCCCTACTCCTGTTTGGGGTTTGGGCAGTCTGTGCTCTCCATCCTCCTCTACACCACTGCTCTGGTCCTCTGGCCTCTCTACCAGTTCAATGGGCAGTTCGGTGGGCAGCCCCAGCGTTCCAAAGAGTTGAGGTGCATTGATGAGCGCACCTCCTACGTGTGCGTCTGGGACCAACGACTTGCTGTGGCCATCCTGACAGCCATCAACCTGCTGATTTACGTGGTGGACCTGATGATCTTGACTGTGGTCAGTGACCGAGGCTCTACCCAGGGGCTCCAGATTCCCTCTTCTTACCGAGCTCTGcctcctctgatgccctcttcctggctcctctctccctcctcacatCCTCCCCCGTTCATCtcactctcttttctgtttccttctctccttctgctCTGTCTCCATCCTGTCTTGCATGTTTGCCCACATTCTGTTTTACCTCTTTCTCTTGCTTCTCTCACCTTTCctacattttctgctttttggcCCTCTTTCAGTTattcttggttttctcatctcctGTTTCCAGACCAggacattttccttctttggatCTATTGTCATAACCatgcgttccaggaaacaaactcactcagaaggataatgcagatagtggagtacagtttattacactggtgggcccaaggcagagtctcctcttagtcAAGGACCtggaccagtttttgtgaaaactttatataccttaagtgtacatgcccaaacccacctccccaaattccctgaaactagtctgaacaaaggaaaagaaagatacagtcaAAGATGACCCATGATTCAGATGccttgctgctcctgctaagtcacttcagtcgtgtccaactctgtgcgaccccatagacggcagcccaccaggctcccctgtccctgggattctccaggcaagaacactggagtgggttgccatttccttctccaatggatgaaagtgaaaagtgaaagtgaagtcgctcagtcgtgtcttaccctttgtgaccccatggactgctgcctaccaggctcctccatccatgggattttccaggcaagagtagtggagtgggtgccattgccttctcctcagatgCCTTaggcctaggtagttaacagagGACcgttatcaataggcctgtggttaTATTCcagtaagcataatagaatttatgattctattggTTTACACAGATAATTACGGTATTCTTTTAGGCGAGGGAGAGTCTAAGTACGAGCCCTGGGGTTCTTCCATGGGGGGtgaaggggtggggatggggtctggttttccagttggtatgttgtttccatagatactgggctcaaagtccacagtccggcccaagatggagtcctgctttcaagatgcagcccgttctgtctgtttcctccttcactatCAGGACCCGagactccttccttctctgtccaCCACCCTTCCCACCTCCTAAGGT includes:
- the LOC113879850 gene encoding myeloid-associated differentiation marker-like encodes the protein MAIPLTETHMTIMTSASLSSGLDSVTNKSYFLHFLQLLSTCMAFFLVTRESTWSVLISNWSMFVWYSCFAMTLLTLIAELCALQDKLHFSWDRFLITSACYCTLFCLSASITYPIIYLQIFPDGSPQHHVIAATAFSCITSVAYAIEVVWTCAQTGKSFYSLLGLLKRLEIFVACVIFAFLSNTYPYEHQPALVWCVAVYCICFILGAVAMLWHRCDCDKSLPYSCLGFGQSVLSILLYTTALVLWPLYQFNGQFGGQPQRSKELRCIDERTSYVCVWDQRLAVAILTAINLLIYVVDLMILTVIFLRCLFQRIKVQSSNSDPQDHHILLLTILRPGLSDHHGLLPPLPEAALPLHGLLPGGQSGHLDGRPK